The Athalia rosae chromosome 7, iyAthRosa1.1, whole genome shotgun sequence genome window below encodes:
- the LOC105683234 gene encoding sodium leak channel NALCN isoform X2: MPSISWLGCTYLPHEICHATTLLLLKCLLNVDHYSYYIQNVVYTICRKGRIIGWPNRYKNGFTIANIIPIMMLGRKQSLKGEPVLADYGPEECLNESADIEWVNKLWVRRLMRFCALVSLASVCLNTPKTFEKVPPLQYVTFVCDLVVTFLFTAEMIAKMHIRGILKVRTTGEVPYLKDHWCQFDASMVLFLWLSVILQMFEMLGLVLRFSYASILRAPRPLIMIRFLRVFLKFSMPKSRINQIFKRSSQQIYNVTLFFLFFMSLYGLLGVQFFGELKNHCVLNTTDSNHITINSLAIPDTFCSTDPESGYQCPEGMKCMKLELSRYIMGFNGFDEFATSIFTVYQAASQEGWVFIMYRAIDSLPGWRAAFYFSTMIFFLAWLVKNVFIAVITETFNEIRVQFQQMWGVRGHISGSSASQILTGDDNGWKLVTLDENKHAGLASPSCHAVLRSPQFRTVVMFAILANGITTATMNFKHDERPRHTYYHYYYYAEIVFTILLDLETLFKIWCLGFRGYYKHSIHKFELLLAVGTTLHVIPLFYLSGFTYFQVLRVFRLIKASPMLEDFVYKIFGPGKKLGSLIIFTMCLLVISSSISMQLFCYLCDFTKFESFPEAFMSMFQILTQEAWVEVMDETMLRTHETMAPFVAVYFILYHLFVTLIVLSLFVAVILDNLELDEDIKKLKQLKFREQSAEIKETLPFRLRIFERFPDSPQMTCLHKVPSDFNLPKVRESFMRQFIFEVEDDENEGVKKVNETFDSKMVYRKQRPVKILNNPPKVRNIVTNLRKAAITYIINDSNNQRLMLGDSAMIPVPGKSLLKPQGTVSSAKQLRIDQKKSIRRSVRSGSIKLKQTYEHLMENGDIGAINRVSSSRSRPHDLDIKLLQAKRQQAEMRRNQREDDLRENHPFFDTPLFAVPRESKFRKICQLLVYARYDARLKDPLTGKERKVQYKSLHNFLGLVTYLDWVMICATTLSCISMMFETPKYRVMEFPALQIAEYGFVIFMSLELALKILADGLFFTPKAYIKDVASVLDVFIYVVSLVFLCWMPKSIAPNSGAQLLMILRCVRPLRIFTLVPHMRKVVYELCRGFKEILLVSTLLILLMFVFASYGVQLYGGRLARCNDPTILRREDCVGVFMRRVFVTKMKLQPGENESYPSILVPRVWANPRRFNFDHIGDALLALFEVLSFKGWLDVRDVLIKALGPVHAIYIHIYIFLGCMIGLTLFVGVVIANYSENKGTALLTVDQRRWCDLKKRLKIAQPLHLPPRPDGKKFRAFIYDITQNIYFKRFIAVMVLINSGLLCVSWRSEEEHTEALATVSTILTLVFLVEVVMKNIAFTPRGYWQSRRNRYDLLVTVVGVIWIIIHWMIKNDLSYFIGFMVVILRFFTITGKHTTLKMLMLTVGVSVCKSFFIIFGMFLLVFFYALAGTIIFGTVKYGEGIGRRANFESPVTGVAMLFRIVTGEDWNKIMHDCMIQPPYCTPAANYWETDCGNFHASLIYFCTFYVIITYIVLNLLVAIIMENFSLFYSNEEDALLSYADIRNFQNTWNVVDIHQRGVIPVRRVKFILRLLKGRLETDPQKDRLLFKYMCYELERLHNGEDVTFHDVINMLSYRSVDIRKALQLEELLAREEFEYIIEEEVAKQTIRTWLEGCLKKIRAVGKQQNSLIAGLRATNDALMSLQDHVEEKTKENSVDRDADEVEQKDGEGLRHRTKKPVVLPRSDSIGSGSGRKYLAPTLSDPATVRTDKEKIAAAKKRNNRPPPVVKNNLPHVTEGAEQNRQPKDVQNNKAAMPKFSSIMVEVRDWWHEQVAYNTQSSDEEY; encoded by the exons ggaGAAGTGCCTTACTTGAAAGATCATTGGTGCCAATTTGATGCGAGTATGGTGTTATTTTTGTGGTTGTCCGTTATACTGCAAATGTTTGAAATGTTGGGTTTAGTGTTACGATTTAGTTATGCTTCCATTCTCCGAGCTCCAAGACCGTTGATcatgattcgatttttacgTGTCTTCCTGAAATTCTCTATGCCCAAATCCAGAATAAATCAAATCTTCAA gcGATCAAGTCAACAAATTTACAATGTAACAttgttcttccttttctttatgTCTCTTTACGGATTACTGGGAGTTCAATTTTttggagaattgaaaaatcattgtgTTCTTAATACAACTGATTCAAACCACATAACGATAAACAGTTTAGCTATACCAGATACATTCTGCTCTACTGATCCGGAATCTGGATATCAATGTCCTGAAGGAATGAAATGCATGAAATTAGAGCTGTCAAGGTACATTATGGGCTTCAACGGCTTTGACGAGTTTG CCACCAGTATATTCACCGTCTATCAAGCGGCATCGCAAGAAGGATGGGTTTTTATCATGTACCGAGCTATTGATAGTTTACCTGGATGGAGAGCAGCCTTTTACTTCAGTACAATGATCTTTTTCTTGGCTTGGCTTGTTAAGAATGTTTTCATTGCCGTTATTACggaaacattcaatgaaataagagTCCAATTTCAACAAATGTGGGGCGTTCGAGGTCATATCAGCGGAAGTTCCGCTTCTCAG ATCCTAACCGGCGATGACAATGGCTGGAAACTTGTGACTTTGGATGAGAATAAGCACGCTGGCCTGGCATCGCCTTCCTGTCACGCAGTTTTACGGTCCCCACAATTTCGAACTGTTGTCATGTTTGCCATTCTTGCCAACGGAATTACCACGGCAACTATGAATTTTAAACACGATGAAAGACCAAGACATACATACTACCATTACTACTATTATGCCGAG ATCGTTTTTACGATACTTCTGGACCTCGAAACACTTTTCAAAATCTGGTGCCTGGGATTCCGAGGGTACTACAAACATTCTATTCATaaattcgaattattattagcaGTTGGTACAACTCTTCATGTCATCCCGCTATTTTACCTCTCCGGATTTACATACTTTCAG GTACTAAGAGTATTCAGGCTAATCAAAGCCTCTCCAATGCTGGAAGACTTTGTGTACAAAATATTCGGacctggaaaaaaattgggcaGCCTCATCATTTTCACTATGTGCTTGTTGGTCATATCTTCTAGTATTTCCATGCAGTTGTTTTGTTATCTCTGCGATTTCACGAAATTTGAAAGCTTCCCTGAG GCATTTATGTCCATGTTCCAAATATTAACACAAGAAGCATGGGTAGAAGTTATGGATGAGACGATGCTCAGGACTCATGAAACTATGGCCCCATTTGTTGCAGTTTATTTCATCCTATATCATTTATTTGTAACTCTG ATCGTGTTGAGCTTGTTCGTCGCTGTAATCTTGGATAATTTGGAGCTCGACGAGGATATAAAAAAGCTGAAGCAGCTCAAGTTTCGTGAACAAAGTGCTGAGATAAAGGAAACTCTACCATTCAGGCTACGAATTTTTGAACGATTTCCAGACAGTCCACAAATGACTTGTCTGCATAAAGTACCCTCAGATTTCAATCTCCCAAAG GTCAGGGAAAGTTTCATGAGGCAATTTATATTTGAAGTTGAAGACGACGAGAATGAGGGAGTTAAAAAAGTGAACGAAacattcgattcgaaaatggTATATCGGAAACAGAGGCCTGTAAAAATTCTTAACAATCCGCCGAAAGTACGGAACATAGTGACCAATCTGAGAAAGGCTGCGATTACCTATATCATCAA TGATTCTAATAATCAACGATTGATGCTGGGAGATTCAGCAATGATTCCAGTGCCTGGAAAAAGTCTCCTTAAACCGCAAGGCACCGTTAGTAGTGCAAAACAATTAAGAATAGACCAAAAAAA ATCAATTCGAAGGAGTGTACGAAGTGgatcaataaaattgaaacaaacgtATGAGCATCTGATGGAAAATGGCGATATAGGAGCTATAAATAGAGTCAGCTCTTCCAGAAGCAGACCTCATGATCTGGATATCAAATTATTACAGGCAAAAAGACAGCAGGCGGAAATGAGAAG AAACCAACGGGAAGATGATCTCAGAGAAAATCATCCGTTTTTTGATACACCGTTGTTTGCCGTACCCCGTGAAagcaaatttcgaaagatttgtCAGCTATTGGTTTATGCCCGGTACGATGCACGTTTGAAGGATCCTCTCAccggaaaggaaagaaaagttcaatACAAAAGTTTGCA TAATTTCCTTGGCCTCGTAACCTACCTGGATTGGGTTATGATATGCGCGACTACTTTATCCTGCATTTCAATGATGTTTGAAACACCCAAGTATCGTGTAATGGAATTTCCAGCACTCCAAATCGCAGAATATGGCTTTGTTATATTCATGAGTCTCGAACTTGCCCTAAAAATTTTAGCCGATgggttattttttactccaaaagCTTATATCAAAGATGTGGCTTCTGTCCTCGATGTATTCATTTATGTG gTGAGCTTGGTATTTCTCTGCTGGATGCCAAAAAGCATTGCTCCGAATTCTGGGGCGCAATTATTAATGATATTACGCTGTGTCAGACCTCTGAGAATATTTACACTCGTCCCCCACATGAGAAAAGTTGTCTACGAATTGTGTCGAGGTTTCAAGGAAATCTTGTTG GTATCAACTCTCCTCATTCTGTTGATGTTCGTCTTTGCAAGTTACGGTGTCCAATTATACGGTGGGCGTTTGGCCCGCTGTAACGATCCCACAATTTTGAGGAGGGAAGACTGCGTTGGAGTTTTCATGAGACGAGTTTTTGTTACCAAAATGAAACTGCAGCCAGGGGAAAACGAGAGTTATCCTTCGATATTGGTACCCCGTGTTTG GGCCAATCCCAGAAGGTTCAATTTCGACCATATCGGGGACGCGCTGCTCGCATTATTTGAAGTTCTCTCCTTCAAAGGTTGGCTCGACGTTCGTGACGTTCTCATCAAGGCGCTTGGACCT GTTCACGcaatttatatacacatatatatatttctcggaTGTATGATAGGACTTACTTTGTTCGTTGGCGTTGTTATTGCGAATTACTCTGAGAACAAAGGGACAGCATTGTTGACGGTTGACCAACGACGATG GTGCGATCTGAAAAAGAGATTGAAAATAGCCCAACCATTGCACCTCCCTCCTAGGCcggacggaaaaaaattcagagctTTCATTTACGACATTAcccaaaatatttatttcaaaagattCATTGCGGTAATGGTACTCATCAATAGTGGATTGCTTTGTGTATCC TGGCGGAGTGAGGAAGAACACACAGAGGCGTTGGCGACGGTTTCGACAATCTTGACGTTAGTATTTCTGGTCGAAGtcgtgatgaaaaatatagcTTTTACTCCACGTGGTTACTGGCAGTCCAGGAGAAACAGATATGATTTACTCGTCACAGTTGTCGGAGTGATttggattattattcattGGATGATAAAG AACGATTTGTCCTACTTCATTGGATTCATGGTTGTCATCTTGAGGTTTTTCACCATCACTGGAAAGCATACGACCCTAAAGATGCTCATGTTGACCGTCGGCGTATCTGTttgcaaaagttttttcattattttcggaATGTTTCTATTAGTATTTTTTTACGCACTCGCAGGTACTATCATTTTTGGAACTGTAAAGTACGGCGAGGGAATTGGAAG ACGCGCGAATTTCGAGTCCCCGGTAACCGGAGTTGCTATGCTCTTCAGAATCGTTACGGGAGAAGATTGGAATAAGATAATGCACGATTGTATGATTCAACCACCGTATTGTACACCAGCTGCTAATTACTGGGAAACTGATTGCGGCAATTTTCACGCCTCGTTAATTTACTTTTGCACATTTTACGTTATTATTACGTACATAGTTCTTAATTTGCTAGTGG CTATCATCATGGAGAacttttcattgttttattcgaATGAAGAGGATGCGTTGTTATCCTATGCAGAcataagaaattttcaaaacacgTGGAACGTGGTGGACATACATCAGAGGGGTGTTATTCCAGTCAGACGG GTGAAATTCATCCTCCGCCTACTGAAAGGCAGATTGGAAACAGATCCACAAAAGGACAgacttttattcaaatatatgtgTTATGAATTGGAGAGATTACACAACGGAGAAGATGTCACTTTTCACGACGTAATAAA TATGCTGTCCTACCGGTCGGTAGATATTAGGAAGGCTCTGCAATTGGAAGAATTATTGGCAcgagaagaattcgaatacatTATAGAAGAGGAAGTCGCGAAGCAAACAATTCGTACGTGGCTGGAAggctgtttgaaaaaaattagagccGTTGGG AAACAACAGAACAGCTTAATCGCTGGTTTGAGGGCGACAAATGATGCACTCATGTCGTTGCAAGACCACGTTGAAGAAAAGACTAAAGAAAATAGCGTAGACAGAGATGCGGATGAAGTGGAACAAAAG GATGGGGAGGGCCTCAGGCATAGGACCAAGAAGCCCGTTGTCCTTCCGAGATCTGACAGTATCGGTAGTGGTTCTGGCAGAAAATATCTCGCCCCGACGTTGTCTGATCCAGCAACAGTTAGGactgataaagaaaaaatcgctGCGGCCAAAAAGAGGAACAACAGACCTCCCC CcgtagtgaaaaataatttaccacATGTTACCGAGGGAGCAGAACAAAATAGGCAACCGAAGGATGTTCAGAATAATAAAGCTGCCATGCCTAAATTTTCTAGCATAATGGTAGAGGTAAGAGACTGGTGGCACGAACAGGTTGCTTATAATACACAGTCAAGCGATGAAGAATATTGA
- the LOC105683234 gene encoding sodium leak channel NALCN isoform X3 yields MPSISWLGCTYLPHEICHATTLLLLKCLLNVDHYSYYIQNVVYTICRKGRIIGWPNRYKNGFTIANIIPIMMLGRKQSLKGEPVLADYGPEECLNESADIEWVNKLWVRRLMRFCALVSLASVCLNTPKTFEKVPPLQYVTFVCDLVVTFLFTAEMIAKMHIRGILKGEVPYLKDHWCQFDASMVLFLWLSVILQMFEMLGLVLRFSYASILRAPRPLIMIRFLRVFLKFSMPKSRINQIFKRSSQQIYNVTLFFLFFMSLYGLLGVQFFGELKNHCVLNTTDSNHITINSLAIPDTFCSTDPESGYQCPEGMKCMKLELSRYIMGFNGFDEFATSIFTVYQAASQEGWVFIMYRAIDSLPGWRAAFYFSTMIFFLAWLVKNVFIAVITETFNEIRVQFQQMWGVRGHISGSSASQILTGDDNGWKLVTLDENKHAGLASPSCHAVLRSPQFRTVVMFAILANGITTATMNFKHDERPRHTYYHYYYYAEVSVIVFTILLDLETLFKIWCLGFRGYYKHSIHKFELLLAVGTTLHVIPLFYLSGFTYFQVLRVFRLIKASPMLEDFVYKIFGPGKKLGSLIIFTMCLLVISSSISMQLFCYLCDFTKFESFPEAFMSMFQILTQEAWVEVMDETMLRTHETMAPFVAVYFILYHLFVTLIVLSLFVAVILDNLELDEDIKKLKQLKFREQSAEIKETLPFRLRIFERFPDSPQMTCLHKVPSDFNLPKVRESFMRQFIFEVEDDENEGVKKVNETFDSKMVYRKQRPVKILNNPPKVRNIVTNLRKAAITYIINDSNNQRLMLGDSAMIPVPGKSLLKPQGTVSSAKQLRIDQKKSIRRSVRSGSIKLKQTYEHLMENGDIGAINRVSSSRSRPHDLDIKLLQAKRQQAEMRRNQREDDLRENHPFFDTPLFAVPRESKFRKICQLLVYARYDARLKDPLTGKERKVQYKSLHNFLGLVTYLDWVMICATTLSCISMMFETPKYRVMEFPALQIAEYGFVIFMSLELALKILADGLFFTPKAYIKDVASVLDVFIYVVSLVFLCWMPKSIAPNSGAQLLMILRCVRPLRIFTLVPHMRKVVYELCRGFKEILLVSTLLILLMFVFASYGVQLYGGRLARCNDPTILRREDCVGVFMRRVFVTKMKLQPGENESYPSILVPRVWANPRRFNFDHIGDALLALFEVLSFKGWLDVRDVLIKALGPVHAIYIHIYIFLGCMIGLTLFVGVVIANYSENKGTALLTVDQRRWCDLKKRLKIAQPLHLPPRPDGKKFRAFIYDITQNIYFKRFIAVMVLINSGLLCVSWRSEEEHTEALATVSTILTLVFLVEVVMKNIAFTPRGYWQSRRNRYDLLVTVVGVIWIIIHWMIKNDLSYFIGFMVVILRFFTITGKHTTLKMLMLTVGVSVCKSFFIIFGMFLLVFFYALAGTIIFGTVKYGEGIGRRANFESPVTGVAMLFRIVTGEDWNKIMHDCMIQPPYCTPAANYWETDCGNFHASLIYFCTFYVIITYIVLNLLVAIIMENFSLFYSNEEDALLSYADIRNFQNTWNVVDIHQRGVIPVRRVKFILRLLKGRLETDPQKDRLLFKYMCYELERLHNGEDVTFHDVINMLSYRSVDIRKALQLEELLAREEFEYIIEEEVAKQTIRTWLEGCLKKIRAVGKQQNSLIAGLRATNDALMSLQDHVEEKTKENSVDRDADEVEQKDGEGLRHRTKKPVVLPRSDSIGSGSGRKYLAPTLSDPATVRTDKEKIAAAKKRNNRPPPVVKNNLPHVTEGAEQNRQPKDVQNNKAAMPKFSSIMVEVRDWWHEQVAYNTQSSDEEY; encoded by the exons ggaGAAGTGCCTTACTTGAAAGATCATTGGTGCCAATTTGATGCGAGTATGGTGTTATTTTTGTGGTTGTCCGTTATACTGCAAATGTTTGAAATGTTGGGTTTAGTGTTACGATTTAGTTATGCTTCCATTCTCCGAGCTCCAAGACCGTTGATcatgattcgatttttacgTGTCTTCCTGAAATTCTCTATGCCCAAATCCAGAATAAATCAAATCTTCAA gcGATCAAGTCAACAAATTTACAATGTAACAttgttcttccttttctttatgTCTCTTTACGGATTACTGGGAGTTCAATTTTttggagaattgaaaaatcattgtgTTCTTAATACAACTGATTCAAACCACATAACGATAAACAGTTTAGCTATACCAGATACATTCTGCTCTACTGATCCGGAATCTGGATATCAATGTCCTGAAGGAATGAAATGCATGAAATTAGAGCTGTCAAGGTACATTATGGGCTTCAACGGCTTTGACGAGTTTG CCACCAGTATATTCACCGTCTATCAAGCGGCATCGCAAGAAGGATGGGTTTTTATCATGTACCGAGCTATTGATAGTTTACCTGGATGGAGAGCAGCCTTTTACTTCAGTACAATGATCTTTTTCTTGGCTTGGCTTGTTAAGAATGTTTTCATTGCCGTTATTACggaaacattcaatgaaataagagTCCAATTTCAACAAATGTGGGGCGTTCGAGGTCATATCAGCGGAAGTTCCGCTTCTCAG ATCCTAACCGGCGATGACAATGGCTGGAAACTTGTGACTTTGGATGAGAATAAGCACGCTGGCCTGGCATCGCCTTCCTGTCACGCAGTTTTACGGTCCCCACAATTTCGAACTGTTGTCATGTTTGCCATTCTTGCCAACGGAATTACCACGGCAACTATGAATTTTAAACACGATGAAAGACCAAGACATACATACTACCATTACTACTATTATGCCGAGGTCAGTGTG ATCGTTTTTACGATACTTCTGGACCTCGAAACACTTTTCAAAATCTGGTGCCTGGGATTCCGAGGGTACTACAAACATTCTATTCATaaattcgaattattattagcaGTTGGTACAACTCTTCATGTCATCCCGCTATTTTACCTCTCCGGATTTACATACTTTCAG GTACTAAGAGTATTCAGGCTAATCAAAGCCTCTCCAATGCTGGAAGACTTTGTGTACAAAATATTCGGacctggaaaaaaattgggcaGCCTCATCATTTTCACTATGTGCTTGTTGGTCATATCTTCTAGTATTTCCATGCAGTTGTTTTGTTATCTCTGCGATTTCACGAAATTTGAAAGCTTCCCTGAG GCATTTATGTCCATGTTCCAAATATTAACACAAGAAGCATGGGTAGAAGTTATGGATGAGACGATGCTCAGGACTCATGAAACTATGGCCCCATTTGTTGCAGTTTATTTCATCCTATATCATTTATTTGTAACTCTG ATCGTGTTGAGCTTGTTCGTCGCTGTAATCTTGGATAATTTGGAGCTCGACGAGGATATAAAAAAGCTGAAGCAGCTCAAGTTTCGTGAACAAAGTGCTGAGATAAAGGAAACTCTACCATTCAGGCTACGAATTTTTGAACGATTTCCAGACAGTCCACAAATGACTTGTCTGCATAAAGTACCCTCAGATTTCAATCTCCCAAAG GTCAGGGAAAGTTTCATGAGGCAATTTATATTTGAAGTTGAAGACGACGAGAATGAGGGAGTTAAAAAAGTGAACGAAacattcgattcgaaaatggTATATCGGAAACAGAGGCCTGTAAAAATTCTTAACAATCCGCCGAAAGTACGGAACATAGTGACCAATCTGAGAAAGGCTGCGATTACCTATATCATCAA TGATTCTAATAATCAACGATTGATGCTGGGAGATTCAGCAATGATTCCAGTGCCTGGAAAAAGTCTCCTTAAACCGCAAGGCACCGTTAGTAGTGCAAAACAATTAAGAATAGACCAAAAAAA ATCAATTCGAAGGAGTGTACGAAGTGgatcaataaaattgaaacaaacgtATGAGCATCTGATGGAAAATGGCGATATAGGAGCTATAAATAGAGTCAGCTCTTCCAGAAGCAGACCTCATGATCTGGATATCAAATTATTACAGGCAAAAAGACAGCAGGCGGAAATGAGAAG AAACCAACGGGAAGATGATCTCAGAGAAAATCATCCGTTTTTTGATACACCGTTGTTTGCCGTACCCCGTGAAagcaaatttcgaaagatttgtCAGCTATTGGTTTATGCCCGGTACGATGCACGTTTGAAGGATCCTCTCAccggaaaggaaagaaaagttcaatACAAAAGTTTGCA TAATTTCCTTGGCCTCGTAACCTACCTGGATTGGGTTATGATATGCGCGACTACTTTATCCTGCATTTCAATGATGTTTGAAACACCCAAGTATCGTGTAATGGAATTTCCAGCACTCCAAATCGCAGAATATGGCTTTGTTATATTCATGAGTCTCGAACTTGCCCTAAAAATTTTAGCCGATgggttattttttactccaaaagCTTATATCAAAGATGTGGCTTCTGTCCTCGATGTATTCATTTATGTG gTGAGCTTGGTATTTCTCTGCTGGATGCCAAAAAGCATTGCTCCGAATTCTGGGGCGCAATTATTAATGATATTACGCTGTGTCAGACCTCTGAGAATATTTACACTCGTCCCCCACATGAGAAAAGTTGTCTACGAATTGTGTCGAGGTTTCAAGGAAATCTTGTTG GTATCAACTCTCCTCATTCTGTTGATGTTCGTCTTTGCAAGTTACGGTGTCCAATTATACGGTGGGCGTTTGGCCCGCTGTAACGATCCCACAATTTTGAGGAGGGAAGACTGCGTTGGAGTTTTCATGAGACGAGTTTTTGTTACCAAAATGAAACTGCAGCCAGGGGAAAACGAGAGTTATCCTTCGATATTGGTACCCCGTGTTTG GGCCAATCCCAGAAGGTTCAATTTCGACCATATCGGGGACGCGCTGCTCGCATTATTTGAAGTTCTCTCCTTCAAAGGTTGGCTCGACGTTCGTGACGTTCTCATCAAGGCGCTTGGACCT GTTCACGcaatttatatacacatatatatatttctcggaTGTATGATAGGACTTACTTTGTTCGTTGGCGTTGTTATTGCGAATTACTCTGAGAACAAAGGGACAGCATTGTTGACGGTTGACCAACGACGATG GTGCGATCTGAAAAAGAGATTGAAAATAGCCCAACCATTGCACCTCCCTCCTAGGCcggacggaaaaaaattcagagctTTCATTTACGACATTAcccaaaatatttatttcaaaagattCATTGCGGTAATGGTACTCATCAATAGTGGATTGCTTTGTGTATCC TGGCGGAGTGAGGAAGAACACACAGAGGCGTTGGCGACGGTTTCGACAATCTTGACGTTAGTATTTCTGGTCGAAGtcgtgatgaaaaatatagcTTTTACTCCACGTGGTTACTGGCAGTCCAGGAGAAACAGATATGATTTACTCGTCACAGTTGTCGGAGTGATttggattattattcattGGATGATAAAG AACGATTTGTCCTACTTCATTGGATTCATGGTTGTCATCTTGAGGTTTTTCACCATCACTGGAAAGCATACGACCCTAAAGATGCTCATGTTGACCGTCGGCGTATCTGTttgcaaaagttttttcattattttcggaATGTTTCTATTAGTATTTTTTTACGCACTCGCAGGTACTATCATTTTTGGAACTGTAAAGTACGGCGAGGGAATTGGAAG ACGCGCGAATTTCGAGTCCCCGGTAACCGGAGTTGCTATGCTCTTCAGAATCGTTACGGGAGAAGATTGGAATAAGATAATGCACGATTGTATGATTCAACCACCGTATTGTACACCAGCTGCTAATTACTGGGAAACTGATTGCGGCAATTTTCACGCCTCGTTAATTTACTTTTGCACATTTTACGTTATTATTACGTACATAGTTCTTAATTTGCTAGTGG CTATCATCATGGAGAacttttcattgttttattcgaATGAAGAGGATGCGTTGTTATCCTATGCAGAcataagaaattttcaaaacacgTGGAACGTGGTGGACATACATCAGAGGGGTGTTATTCCAGTCAGACGG GTGAAATTCATCCTCCGCCTACTGAAAGGCAGATTGGAAACAGATCCACAAAAGGACAgacttttattcaaatatatgtgTTATGAATTGGAGAGATTACACAACGGAGAAGATGTCACTTTTCACGACGTAATAAA TATGCTGTCCTACCGGTCGGTAGATATTAGGAAGGCTCTGCAATTGGAAGAATTATTGGCAcgagaagaattcgaatacatTATAGAAGAGGAAGTCGCGAAGCAAACAATTCGTACGTGGCTGGAAggctgtttgaaaaaaattagagccGTTGGG AAACAACAGAACAGCTTAATCGCTGGTTTGAGGGCGACAAATGATGCACTCATGTCGTTGCAAGACCACGTTGAAGAAAAGACTAAAGAAAATAGCGTAGACAGAGATGCGGATGAAGTGGAACAAAAG GATGGGGAGGGCCTCAGGCATAGGACCAAGAAGCCCGTTGTCCTTCCGAGATCTGACAGTATCGGTAGTGGTTCTGGCAGAAAATATCTCGCCCCGACGTTGTCTGATCCAGCAACAGTTAGGactgataaagaaaaaatcgctGCGGCCAAAAAGAGGAACAACAGACCTCCCC CcgtagtgaaaaataatttaccacATGTTACCGAGGGAGCAGAACAAAATAGGCAACCGAAGGATGTTCAGAATAATAAAGCTGCCATGCCTAAATTTTCTAGCATAATGGTAGAGGTAAGAGACTGGTGGCACGAACAGGTTGCTTATAATACACAGTCAAGCGATGAAGAATATTGA